The Planococcus versutus genome contains the following window.
CACCCCAAAATCGGGGTGGTGATTGGGAAAAAATTGTCGCCTTCGGATGTATAAAATCAATCAATAAAAACGAAAAGAAGCACACGGATTTATTTAGCCATCTTGCCCAAATAAACGAAAACGAAAAAAAGAAAGCAAATGCCGATATCCAGCATCTACTTTCTTTTCTTCTCGCTTCCGATAACCTGTGATATGTAAACTTGTCTAATTATATTTAAAAGGGGCTTCTTTTTTTCTCTGTTTACTTATTATTTACTTTTTATTAATTAATGTTAACTTTTCTGTTTGTCCATTCCACGTAATCTCAACTTCTATTTCTTCGTCTTTTTGAATAACTGCACAGCCCTGACAGGCTCCTCTTCCAGTATTCGCTGTTCCCTTTACTAAAGGTACGTCGATTCCCGAAGAACTTCCCCCAGAGTATTTGATGCTATAATCCATGGTTTCCGGACCTGATTCTTCTCCTCTAAAGTTAATGGTGCCAGTTTGTTGCTGCTCAGTCGGATTAGAAACATCAACTACATAAAATACATCCCAATTTTCACTGCTGCCTGAAAAATTATACCGATCACTGCCGTTTCCACAACCACTCAAGATAAATAGTAAAATTATTAATGAAATACTTTTTTTCATTCGTCTTCCTCCTAGGAATTAATAATTTTCTGTACTGAGTTCTGTTATCAATATACCAAAATAAACCAATCCTTAATATAAAAAGTGGAATATTCATTCTTCT
Protein-coding sequences here:
- a CDS encoding lipoprotein, which translates into the protein MKKSISLIILLFILSGCGNGSDRYNFSGSSENWDVFYVVDVSNPTEQQQTGTINFRGEESGPETMDYSIKYSGGSSSGIDVPLVKGTANTGRGACQGCAVIQKDEEIEVEITWNGQTEKLTLINKK